A single region of the Tachyglossus aculeatus isolate mTacAcu1 chromosome X1, mTacAcu1.pri, whole genome shotgun sequence genome encodes:
- the ZMYND10 gene encoding zinc finger MYND domain-containing protein 10, which produces MELLLPGEAEVLIQNLRIFRLRDTGSKEWCRQHEYIEKLNMQAILDATVSQGEPIQELLVNHGKIPILIEELISVEMWKQKVFPVLCQLEDFRPQNTFPIYMVVHHEASIINLLETVFFHKEICDSAEDTILDLIDYCHRKLTLVVAGSTKAETSDPRELPDGKPMQELQKQAQVMEFEISLKALSVLRYITDSVSSLPLSAVTRMLNTHNVPCLLVELLKHCPWSQWEGGKLKRFENGRWQVMAPKDQQKISKLDGQVWIALYNLLLSPACQQKYNYTSFNKGQLLKLRAFLTDVLLDQLPILGELQRFLSHLAVTEPNPPKKDVVLEQIPEIWNRLERENEGKWQAIAKYQLKNIFSLSERDLRQQAQRWADTYKLDMLEALAPEKPKCALCSSEATKRCSRCQNEWYCNRECQVKHWQKHRKTCDLMAEALTKLKEELKVETEVPQQPSSESTAQP; this is translated from the exons ATGGAGCTGTTATTGCCCGGAGAGGCTGAAGTCCTAATCCAGAACCTGCGGATCTTCCGCCTGCGGGATACGGGCTCCAAGGA GTGGTGCCGACAGCATGAGTACATCGAGAAGCTGAACATGCAGGCCATCCTGGATGCTACAGTCAGCCAGGGAGAGCCCATCCAGGAGCTGCTAGTCAACCACGGCAAG ATCCCGATACTGATCGAGGAGCTGATCTCAGTGGAGATGTGGAAGCAAAAGGTGTTTCCCGTGCTGTGTCAGCTGGAAGATTTCAGACCCCAGAACACCTTTCCCATCTACATGGTG GTGCATCATGAGGCTTCTATCATCAACCTCCTGGAAACAGTCTTCTTCCACAAG GAGATATGTGATTCGGCTGAGGACACCATCCTGGACTTGATTGACTACTGTCATCGAAAACTCACACTGGTTGTGGCAGGAAGCACCAAGGCAGAAACCTCAGATCCCAGGGAGCTCCCTGATGGGAAACCCATGCAg GAACTGCAGAAGCAAGCCCAGGTGATGGAGTTTGAGATTTCACTGAAGGCCCTTTCCGTACTGCGCTACATCACAGACAGCGTCAGTAG CTTGCCCCTGAGCGCAGTGACCCGGATGCTGAATACCCACAATGTGCCCTGTCTCCTGGTGGAACTACTGAAGCACTGTCCGTGGAGCcagtgggaaggag GCAAGCTCAAAAGGTTTGAGAATGGCCGATGGCAAGTCATGGCCCCGAAAGACCAGCAGAAGATATCCAAACTGGATGGGCAAGTGTGGATCGCTCTGTACAACCTGCTGCTCAGTCCTGCGTGCCAGCAGAAGTACAATTATACCAGCTTCAACAAGGGTCAGCTGCTGAAG CTCCGGGCTTTCCTCACTGATGTGCTGCTTGACCAGCTGCCCATCCTGGGGGAACTGCAACGCTTCCTGAGCCATTTGGCAGTGACAGAGCCCAATCCGCCCAAGAAGGACGTGGTGTTGGAACAG ATCCCCGAAATCTGGAACCGCCTGGAACGGGAGAATGAGGGCAAGTGGCAGGCCATTGCCAAGTACCAACTGAAGAATATCTTCAGCCTCTCGGAGCGCGACCTGCGACAGCAGGCACAGAG GTGGGCAGACACCTACAAACTGGACATGTTGGAGGCTCTGGCTCCTGAGAAGCCCAAGTGTGCTCTGTGCAGCTCTGAGGCCACCAAGCGCTGTTCTCGTTGCCAGAACGAGTGGTACTGTAATCG ggaGTGCCAAGTGAAGCACTGGCAGAAGCACCGCAAAACCTGTGATCTGATGGCTGAGGCCCTGACCAAGTTAAAGGAGGAGCTCAAAGTGGAGACAGAAGTGCCTCAGCAACCCTCTTCTGAATCAACAGCTCAGCCATAG